One genomic window of Paraburkholderia acidiphila includes the following:
- the rpsP gene encoding 30S ribosomal protein S16 → MVIIRLARGGSKKRPFYNIVATDSRNRRDGRFIERVGFYNPVATKGETLRIAQDRVTYWKENGAQMSPAVERLVKEAQKTAAAAPAA, encoded by the coding sequence CATCCGTCTGGCACGTGGCGGCTCGAAGAAGCGCCCGTTCTACAACATCGTCGCAACCGACTCGCGCAACCGTCGCGACGGCCGTTTCATTGAGCGCGTGGGTTTCTACAACCCGGTCGCCACCAAGGGTGAAACGCTGCGTATCGCTCAAGATCGCGTGACGTACTGGAAGGAAAACGGCGCGCAAATGTCGCCGGCCGTCGAGCGCCTCGTGAAGGAAGCGCAAAAGACCGCCGCCGCTGCGCCGGCTGCTTAA